The Pungitius pungitius chromosome 10, fPunPun2.1, whole genome shotgun sequence genome has a window encoding:
- the LOC119228726 gene encoding activin receptor type-2A-like isoform X2, translating into MPPPSPPPPPPPPPPCCWRLRGTLGWSPALERRISDFTVSPPGGMYLERFSWSSRAAGWMTSTATTNTLGRRVFFYKSCSSSADRSDCVEKKEAPEVFFCCCEGSLCNNKFLYSPVNNQPQIPTTNKPVPSKTPVLTTLMYSLVPIMALTAVVLFFWMYRHHKQAYPPVLVPTQDPGPLPPSPILGQKPLQLLEVKARGRFGCVWKAQLLTEYVAVKIFPIQNKQSWQKEFEIFSLDGMSHENLLQFIGAEKRGSNMNLELWLITAYHEKGSLTDYLKANVLSWSELCLIAQSMSRGLAYLHQDVPGHKPAIAHRDFKSKNVLLKCNLTACIADFGLALRFEAGKSPGDTHGQVGTRRYMAPEVLEGAINFQRDAFLRIDMYAVGLVLWELASRCKAADGPIDEYMLPFEDEVGHHPSLEDMQEVVVHSKLRPTIRECWQKHTGLAFLCETIEECWDHEAEARLSAGCVAERVVQMQRQMSHMDPEEVVTVVTMVTNVDYPPKECSL; encoded by the exons atgccccccccctctcctcctcctcctcctcctcctcctcctccttgctgcTGGAGACTCAGGGGAACACTGGGGTGGTCTCCTGCTCTGGAGAGAAGGATAAGCGACTTCACTGTTTCGCCACCTGGAGGAATGTATCTGGAGCGGTTCAGCTGGTCCAGCAGGGCTGCTGGCTGGATGACGTCAACTGCTACGACAA ACACCTTAGGACGGAGAGTGTTCTTCTATAAATCCTGTTCTTCTTCGGCTGACAGGAGTGACTGTGTGGAGAAGAAAGAGGCTCCTGaagtcttcttctgctgctgtgaagGAAGTTTGTGTAACAATAAGTTCCTCTACAGCCCTGTCAACAACCAGCCACAGATACCAA CAACAAACAAGCCAGTGCCTTCAAAGACTCCAGTGCTGACCACTCTGATGTACTCACTGGTTCCGATCATGGCTCTCACAGCCGTCGTCCTCTTCTTCTGGATGTACCGCCACCACAAACAGGCCTACCCACCTGTGCTGGTGCCCACgcag GACCCCggccctctgcctccctcccccatTCTGGGCCAGAAGCCACTGCAGTTACTGGAGGTCAAAGCCAGGGGGCGCTTTGGCTGTGTGTGGAAGGCTCAGCTACTCACTGAATACGTGGCTGTCAAGATCTTCCCCATCCAG AACAAACAGTCGTGGCAGAAGGAGTTTGAGATCTTCAGCCTGGACGGGATGAGTCACGAGAACCTGCTGCAGTTCATCGgagcagagaagagaggaagcaACATGAACCTGGAGCTGTGGCTCATCACGGCCTACCACGAGAAG GGTTCTCTCACTGACTACCTGAAGGCCAACGTCCTCTCCTGGTCTGAGCTGTGTCTCATCGCTCAGTCCATGTCCCGAGGTCTCGCCTACCTGCACCAGGACGTCCCCGGACACAAGCCTGCCATCGCAcaccg gGACTTTAAGAGTAAGAACGTTCTTCTGAAATGCAACCTGACCGCCTGCATCGCGGACTTCGGCCTCGCTCTCAGGTTTGAGGCGGGAAAAtcccctggagacacacacggacag GTGGGGACCAGGAGGTACATGGCCCCGGAGGTCCTGGAAGGGGCCATTAACTTCCAGAGAGATGCCTTCCTGAGGATAGATATGTACGCTGTGGGTCTGGTGCTGTGGGAGCTCGCCTCCCGTTGCAAAGCTGCTGATg GTCCAATAGATGAGTACATGCTGCCCTTTGAGGACGAGGTGGGTCACCATCCGTCTCTAGAGGACATGCAGGAGGTGGTGGTCCACAGCAAGCTGAGACCCACCATCAGAGAGTGCTGGCAGAAACATACT GGGCTAGCCTTTCTGTGTGAGACCATTGAGGAGTGCTGGGATCACGAGGCCGAAGCTCGCCTGTCGGCCGGCTGTGTGGCGGAGCGAGTTGTTCAGATGCAGCGTCAGATGAGCCACATGGATCCCGAGGAGGTTGTCACCGTggtcaccatggtaaccaatGTGGACTACCCCCCAAAGGAGTGCAGTTTATGA
- the LOC119228726 gene encoding activin receptor type-2A-like isoform X1 yields MGPATKLALSVFFISCCSGAILGRSDTRCIHSNSNAPPLSSSSSSSSSSLLLETQGNTGVVSCSGEKDKRLHCFATWRNVSGAVQLVQQGCWLDDVNCYDKSDCVEKKEAPEVFFCCCEGSLCNNKFLYSPVNNQPQIPTTNKPVPSKTPVLTTLMYSLVPIMALTAVVLFFWMYRHHKQAYPPVLVPTQDPGPLPPSPILGQKPLQLLEVKARGRFGCVWKAQLLTEYVAVKIFPIQNKQSWQKEFEIFSLDGMSHENLLQFIGAEKRGSNMNLELWLITAYHEKGSLTDYLKANVLSWSELCLIAQSMSRGLAYLHQDVPGHKPAIAHRDFKSKNVLLKCNLTACIADFGLALRFEAGKSPGDTHGQVGTRRYMAPEVLEGAINFQRDAFLRIDMYAVGLVLWELASRCKAADGPIDEYMLPFEDEVGHHPSLEDMQEVVVHSKLRPTIRECWQKHTGLAFLCETIEECWDHEAEARLSAGCVAERVVQMQRQMSHMDPEEVVTVVTMVTNVDYPPKECSL; encoded by the exons CTCTCAGTGTTTTCTTCATCTCCTGCTGCTCAG GTGCCATCCTGGGCCGCTCGGACACTCGGTGCATCCACTCCAActccaatgccccccccctctcctcctcctcctcctcctcctcctcctccttgctgcTGGAGACTCAGGGGAACACTGGGGTGGTCTCCTGCTCTGGAGAGAAGGATAAGCGACTTCACTGTTTCGCCACCTGGAGGAATGTATCTGGAGCGGTTCAGCTGGTCCAGCAGGGCTGCTGGCTGGATGACGTCAACTGCTACGACAA GAGTGACTGTGTGGAGAAGAAAGAGGCTCCTGaagtcttcttctgctgctgtgaagGAAGTTTGTGTAACAATAAGTTCCTCTACAGCCCTGTCAACAACCAGCCACAGATACCAA CAACAAACAAGCCAGTGCCTTCAAAGACTCCAGTGCTGACCACTCTGATGTACTCACTGGTTCCGATCATGGCTCTCACAGCCGTCGTCCTCTTCTTCTGGATGTACCGCCACCACAAACAGGCCTACCCACCTGTGCTGGTGCCCACgcag GACCCCggccctctgcctccctcccccatTCTGGGCCAGAAGCCACTGCAGTTACTGGAGGTCAAAGCCAGGGGGCGCTTTGGCTGTGTGTGGAAGGCTCAGCTACTCACTGAATACGTGGCTGTCAAGATCTTCCCCATCCAG AACAAACAGTCGTGGCAGAAGGAGTTTGAGATCTTCAGCCTGGACGGGATGAGTCACGAGAACCTGCTGCAGTTCATCGgagcagagaagagaggaagcaACATGAACCTGGAGCTGTGGCTCATCACGGCCTACCACGAGAAG GGTTCTCTCACTGACTACCTGAAGGCCAACGTCCTCTCCTGGTCTGAGCTGTGTCTCATCGCTCAGTCCATGTCCCGAGGTCTCGCCTACCTGCACCAGGACGTCCCCGGACACAAGCCTGCCATCGCAcaccg gGACTTTAAGAGTAAGAACGTTCTTCTGAAATGCAACCTGACCGCCTGCATCGCGGACTTCGGCCTCGCTCTCAGGTTTGAGGCGGGAAAAtcccctggagacacacacggacag GTGGGGACCAGGAGGTACATGGCCCCGGAGGTCCTGGAAGGGGCCATTAACTTCCAGAGAGATGCCTTCCTGAGGATAGATATGTACGCTGTGGGTCTGGTGCTGTGGGAGCTCGCCTCCCGTTGCAAAGCTGCTGATg GTCCAATAGATGAGTACATGCTGCCCTTTGAGGACGAGGTGGGTCACCATCCGTCTCTAGAGGACATGCAGGAGGTGGTGGTCCACAGCAAGCTGAGACCCACCATCAGAGAGTGCTGGCAGAAACATACT GGGCTAGCCTTTCTGTGTGAGACCATTGAGGAGTGCTGGGATCACGAGGCCGAAGCTCGCCTGTCGGCCGGCTGTGTGGCGGAGCGAGTTGTTCAGATGCAGCGTCAGATGAGCCACATGGATCCCGAGGAGGTTGTCACCGTggtcaccatggtaaccaatGTGGACTACCCCCCAAAGGAGTGCAGTTTATGA